The DNA segment CGGGTTTTTGATATTCGGATTGACTTGTCTTTATTTTGATCCATGCTGTTCCGGGTGCGGGATCGGACCCCGCACGCCGGATGGATACCCCCGTGAGCGGAAAGCGTCGCCTGTTCCTGTTGAGCGTTCTGGCCAGCGTCTTCGCGGGCGTGTTCCTGGGCTCCGGCACCTACACCTTCCTGACCGCCCATGGGACCTCCTACTTGTCCAACGATCCTTCGGTCTGCGTGAACTGCCACATCATGCGCGAGGAATACGACGGCTGGCGCCACGGCTCCCATCACGCGGTGGCCGTGTGCAACGACTGCCATCTGCCCCACGACAACCCCGTCAGCAAGCTGTTCGTGAAGGCCAGCAACGGCTACCACCATTCCAAGGCCTTCACCCTCCAGAACTTCCCCGAGCCCATCCGCATCAAGCCCTCCAACGCCGAGGTGCTGGAGAGCAACTGCCTGCGCTGCCACGGCGGGCTGGTGGGCGAGATCACCGCGCATGGGAC comes from the Geothrix sp. 21YS21S-4 genome and includes:
- the nrfH gene encoding cytochrome c nitrite reductase small subunit, yielding MSGKRRLFLLSVLASVFAGVFLGSGTYTFLTAHGTSYLSNDPSVCVNCHIMREEYDGWRHGSHHAVAVCNDCHLPHDNPVSKLFVKASNGYHHSKAFTLQNFPEPIRIKPSNAEVLESNCLRCHGGLVGEITAHGTLGVPTDPTQKADLYGCVRCHQEVGHGPTR